CTTAGTTTAGTTTGTGAAACCCTAGGTTTCCGCCAAGGGCGAGGCTCGCCAAAGGCGGCCAGACCAAGAGTGCCAGCCACTTAGAGCACAGTTATTACGCCCGAGATGCATCATAAGTAACTCGTTATGCAAACTTATTCATTGTGTTAGTATAAAACTATGATTCCAGGTTTTCTTATATCTTTAATAACATTTCCAGGGGTGATTATTCATGAATGGGCACATAAAAAATTCTGTGACTGGCTTAATGTACCCGTACATAAAGTTGTTTATTTTCGTTTAGGTAATCCTGCTGGTTTTGTTGAACATGAAAACCCAACGACATACAAACAGACCTTTTGGATATCTGTAGGACCCCTCGTTGTTAATTCACTTGCAACAATAATTTTAAGTGTTATTGCGTCACAGATAATACCGGATGGTTGGTTGTATGTTGTATTGATATGGCTTGCGTTTTCAATAGGAATGCATTCATTTCCAAGCGATCACGACATGCAACAAGTTTCTTCTGCGAGTAAGTTGGCGTTAAAACGTGGTGGTTCTTTTTTACATTATTTATCCTTTCCATTTGTTACTTTGATTTGGATCGCAAATAA
This window of the Patescibacteria group bacterium genome carries:
- a CDS encoding DUF3267 domain-containing protein: MIPGFLISLITFPGVIIHEWAHKKFCDWLNVPVHKVVYFRLGNPAGFVEHENPTTYKQTFWISVGPLVVNSLATIILSVIASQIIPDGWLYVVLIWLAFSIGMHSFPSDHDMQQVSSASKLALKRGGSFLHYLSFPFVTLIWIANKLRFFWFDAIYAFILITIGGGLQ